acaaaaatagagattaaattaattttcttctATTTATGCTTGGAAAAATAATTcataatatataattacatatgaagTGTAAATTACATGTTCATGTGATAGGGTAAAACAGATAAACGGAAAtgtaataaattaaaaggaaaatgagTGAAAATGAAAAAATTCACAAGTTTTAGATATTGATATGGGTTTAATATTTAACAGattaaatgacaaaaaatgaTTTATATAGCCAATTCTAATAAGTTTAAATTAAGATTTAATTACAATTGCGTTGTTATAAgaatttattttgattatttttagCTCTGGTGATGATTATCAAAATAATTaactattgcttgaaaaatatgagTAATTAATTTCTgttataaaattctaatttgcAGATTTGAATGTTGAATAATGGACTCACTTTGTCAAAGATGGTGAACTGTAATCATTAATTACAAAAGGAGAAAACCCAAATCTCTTTTTCTAGTAGCTCGAACATGCCGTGATCTACTGATGTACAATTAATGCATCAATCAATAGAGCTCTTTCTCTCTACTTGTTTTGCTGGGTCTGGATAAAGCCCTATGAATTGACTCCTGATATTCAAGGTCTCCGGTCTAAGTTCAAATGCCATAATTTTCCAAGTTTCCAACCGACATTTTCCCATAAATTCAACCATTCTTGCACCAatgttcttcacaaaaccaaaacACATAACCATGAGGAAGGTAAGTGTAACCTTGTGCATGGCTTTCCTAGTCTTTCTCATAGCTAAAGCCAATTCCCAGAGTGCTTCCAATGTGAGAGCAACCTATCATTTCTACAATCCCGAACAAAATGGATGGGACTTGAATGCTGTAAGTGCTTACTGCGCAACATGGGATGCAAGTAAGCCTCTCGAATGACGCCAGAAGTACGGATGGACGGCCTTCTGTGGACCGGCCGGACCTCAAGGACAAGCTGCTTGCGGCAAGTGCTTAAGtgtaagaaatatatatatatatatatgtgtgtgtgtgtgtgtgtgtgtgtgtgtgtgtgtgaaagaGAACTCatcaattttcattaatttataaaattctgCCAGTTGTATTTACTAAAATTAATTCTTGTTTGCACATGATGCGTTCAGGTGACCAATACTGGAACAGGAGATAATGTGACGGTGAAAATTGTTGATCAGTGCAGCAATGGAGGTTTGGACTTAGACGAAGGTGCTTTCCCGCAGATAGACACCGATGGAAAAGGCTATGCTCAAGGCTACCTTATTGTGAACTACCAATTTGTGGATTGTGGTGATTGAATTAACTAATAAGCAACTGAATGTTAatttccagaataagaaaacttgcTGATTGTAATCTCAAGTTCTagagtgaaaataaagataattatataaaatatatggaAATTATTATCCTAgaggaaattttattttatttttaattaataaaatttttgtaattaaaaattttacgaaaaaaaatctaataaaataaatttatgtaaaattactttattttttataataaaataattacattATGTATGAAACTAAGTAatcatagaatatatatatattatttagtttatgtgtcaaatataatagattaatattttctttattatttttcaaaataattttcatgtcaacccaattaaataaatatccaactaatttttttttaaaatattttcacatATTTTGCCTCTGTTTATTTCACagagaataatttgtatataaaaaataattttcataaaaatattttttattatttaattttaacattAATTAATGGTACGTGTTCATATTATAtatgaataatatttttatattttaataaaattatcaaagttaAGAAAATGATTTGCTCTTTTAAGTTCTCTCTTAAAAAAGAAagtcatttttcttaaaaataatttaatttctctttgactaaaatattttttgttaattatttttttaatattccaaacacaaaaaatgtgaaaaaaaaaaatattttccacgaCACAAACAAACAGAATTTTAGCCAATCAATTAGAGCAATTTTCAACTCCCCCGCCTCCTAAAGGCTGGACTGGTGTTGTTCCTGGTGGCTGATATCCTAAGCAGGTTTCTGGATTTGCACTGATTCCATGATGGTTGAGGCAAGAGGGTATTTCTAATGAGTTTTTATTTAGCCCTCTTGGTTGTTGCCTGCCACTGGAAATCACCATGGAAACATATATGAAGTCAAAtgacaatttttattttttaaattttctgagAGTGAGGAAATGAATAAGAAGAAtttgttatttttctttaaagtcGTGTtacttttacataatatattaagTCAAATTTATCGACTCagtgaaaataatttatattttataaataagaaaaatcttgttatataatttaatataaattttatatctttttttttgaaggaaataaattttatatcttGATGATAAGATAGAGATAAGATCGAGTTAACCCTTGCGTTAATTGGATGTTTAAATGCTTAATGCATGGCTAAGGAAATTAATGTCTAAAATaacagaaatgagaaaaataaatgaagggtgaaaaataaataaaacctgGCCCTATGCTCTATATTGGGGATGGAGTGGGAGCCACCTAATGTGTCAGTGTTCATCTTCGAACAACGACTCGATTCAAAGCACACCCATGAAGCCGCTTCACATCATCCCTTTGAAACTTTCCACCCTAATCAGCTATCACACGATCTACTTTCCAATCTCATCAACGCTCCAAATCTCACCACCATTCAGTCCACTTTCACTTCCTCCTTGTCCTAATCATCTTTAATCCATCAGGGTATTATGGTAATTACATGATCAAGTCTCTCTGCTATAAATAAAGCCAAGTGAGCTTAGCTCATCATCACATCATTTGCATACCAGAAAATCAAGAATTGGGAAGAAATGGGAAGAGTTATGAATATATTTATAGTTGTTTTATTATGTTTAACAGGTGTTGCAATTGCTGAGCAATGTGGTCGGCAAGCAGGTGGCAAGCTCTGCCCCAATAACCTATGTTGTAGCCAGTGGGGGTGGTGGCTCCACTGATGAATATTGTTCACCTGATCATAACTGCCAAAGCAATTGCAAAGACAGCGGCGAAGGTGTTGGTGGTGGAAGTGCTTCCAACGTTCTTGCGACGTACCATTTGTATAATTCACAGGATCATGGATGGGACTTGAATGCCGCAAGTGCATATTGCTCTACATGGGATGCTAACAAGCCATATTCATGGCGGAGCAAGTATGGCTGGACTGCATTCTGCGGTCCCGTCGGAGCACACGGCCAACCCTCCTGTGGAAAGTGCTTGAGTGTAAGAAAATCATAATGGTTTTTCACCTTTGTCTCCTCCGAATAATTAGCTTAATTAACCTTAATTTCGCAATGTTAATATGGATCTAATTCTATATGTAGGTGACAAATACAGGGACTGGAGCTAAAACGACAGTGAGGATTGTGGATCAGTGTAGTAATGGAGGACTAGATTTGGACGTGAATGTTTTCCGTCAACTGGACACAGATGGGAAAGGATATGAACGAGGTCATCTTACAGTGAACTACCAATTTGTTGATTGTGGAGATTCCTTCAATCCTCTATTCTCCGTTATGAAATCATCAGTAATTAATTAATAACATTGGATTGGATGTATGTTTAAGTCCAATCGTAGTAACTAAGCTTCTCAAGCAATAAGCAACAACAAGGCCAATTAATACTTCGTTGGCCACTATAAAAACTTGTGAAATGTTATGAGTTGTTGAAAGAGTTTGTTGTTGGAAATAATGGCATTTGAGCCAGCTCTGTAAGGTATTGGTGAAGATTATTGGGAAGATCGGCTATCTCTTTAGTGAGATATCCATTGTTTTCCTTCTCTTCTAAGTTGTGTGTATTTGAGTTACGATTGTGAGTTCAAGGTTGAGTGGCTTGTTATgagtgaaaaaaatatttaatgtttatatttttttttatataataaaagttTTGTTTGCATAATAGTCTTATGTTGAataatcttaaattttttttctttttatttataagtTATTCTTTTAATAAGAGTGTTTAGTTTAACTTTAAAATGAGTGCAGTgttgatattttaaaaattattaaaataatataaattttatttaattaaataataattttagagTAAAAGACAAAGGATACCTaatttataagtttttttttatttattttaagtaatttttaaaattttaaaatcaaatcaaatattactctacttaaaattttttgtttataaataaatttaattgatttataaattaaatcaaaaccCTTCTTTGCCCTGGCCAAGGAAAGAAGGCATCCATAGTAATAAATGTACAAAATAGTAATTCTTCTTAGttgaatatattaattctaatttttattatttatgtaacgccctcaccgtaggtagtctgtacattttactgttccgacgactaatgtctgttcgaacagtcaaaatgtctggaactacacctagactatagtgaggaggcataaattgaaaagataaatgttaagaaaatatagaaaaaatgtagagaaaaaaataaattaaagtttagagaatttataaattgatacaaaaataataaaaataacccaatatgcactactaagggcattttggtcatttcacccccaaaggtgaattttgacctaaatgtcaaaataaaaaaaaattgagaataaaataattaacattaattaaaatttatgaaatagattaggaaaatgagaagagaaaagaaaagaaaagaaaagaaaggaaaagaaaagaaaagaaaagaaaagaaaaggcttaggaaaattcaaaaaaaaaatgtatataaatagacacaagaagACAAACCCCACCAACCCCAagcttccatcttcttcttccctcttctctctctctccctctcttggaaaccgtccaccatgggagctctctccctccatttttattcttcttaaagcttgattttccaagctttctcctccccaaaacccatagaccccttcacaaaaaatttagcccacaccataaggaagctttagatacccataagaagaagaaagattaaagtttgaagtgggtcacaagaggttagtgcactaatccctcttcttctctttattaaacatgaaaagcatgtttagctaagcataaataccattaaaacaaaaagaaaatctagaggaaagaacccttgaatttttggcagccatggaacttgaagtttattgcttttaagtgatgaaaaatggttccatgagaatgtgtaattagttgaaatgtttgggtgtttgattgtgtagtgtttgtgtaaatttgaaactttgaaaactagggtttgtgtaaatgttgaggactttgtgtaaaatgttgaaattgacctattgggatgagattgttgcttatagaagtgtattgcatgcaaattgaagtaaggaagttggaggagattgagttttgaaagtgttaattttctgcaggttgtgtttgttgagggcagtgtacattttaggccataaataaaattgtgtgaccccaattggtatgaggccaattgaaggtgaaactagacccaaaatagctcaTTTTCCATgacgaaaccatgcccaaattctgtccaaaacttgagctaaatactacccaaattcggatttccctgcacctaacccagaaaatgaccaaatgaacagtacgtgttcatttggtcataactctctctatactggtccaaatgacctaaaattttacccatggaaagtttagacatagggctacactttttatgaagaccacttaacccagttttgcctttaacaaattcaaattgttagcacaagttgggtcagtgaaactgccaacccagaaaatgaccaaatgaacagtgcgtgttcatttggtcataactctctctatactggtccaaatgacctaaaattttgcccatggaaagtttagacatagggctatacttttcatgaagaccacttaacccagttttgcctttaacaaattcaaattgttagcacaagttgggtcactgaaactgacAACCCAGAatatgtcccaaaatactattcctttggtattttgaccataacttgagttctataaccccaaactcagtgattcaaaaactgaaattcaagtttaaacatagaggagcaattgttatgaaggaattgtgactaaatagacatcccaacctagtcaaattcctagataaagataacacattaaCATgagcctaaagaaaggttcatgggaaaaatgctatataggataattaaaatactcataaggaaaatttaatattaaaaataatatgaatatgtaaattaggactaatgtcctattaatatgaaatttatggtaccaatgaacagtactagaaaatagtaattgtgaatagtgctaaattaattaaaaatatttaattgcccatagtatacctagacttatttatttagttgaatAAATTGgtgtaccaattagggactacagatagcgatcgccaccgagaaaatcatgaaccgaCAATATATGTCCGTATGATTGTTCAACGATCTATATGCCTacttttatttctggctttacaagctgtGATGGGACTCGTGCCCGATGGCCTCGTGCTGACAGACGATAtctttggatagacatatggctgtctaaccaaagATACAccgtacatccagcttttataatttgttataggttttcttgggcactgataaaaaaaaaattaattaagacttaaaatacaataagtaatcataaaagatcccaataatgttaattatttccaaagagcaataaaaatgtaaaagacccagaaattatgagttaacTCAAGCCTCTAATAGGGATGGCAAAAAGTCTGGTCCGTGCGCTCAATCAGGCTAATTTGAtattatctttcttttttttttaatatttttaaagtgTAGATATTTTGAGTTAgagttttttatttaaaattaattatttttatgataaaaaattataattatatatattaattattatctgAACCATTTAGCTTACGCAGGGCGGATTCACACCCATAGTGAGGGGCCCTGGCCctcttcatttaaattttttttttattaaattgataTGATAagcaattttataaaaaaaaaataaaatttcagtaatttttatatttaaatttattaaaaattataattttagtgACTAATTTTATTAATGTCTCTAAAAATTTTTTGGCTAAACACTCATCGTCCTTTAATTTTGAGGGTTGCTTCAGTAATGTCTTTAAATTTCAATTTGTATCAcaaaaatactcaaattttaatttaatacaatcccAAGTCTCTCATGTTACTTTTCGATGGCAGCTACCGTCATGGACATGCCTAtgtgaaataaaaaatataaaaaagattCTCTCTCAGCCACATggcattttaataataataattaaaaaaaaaatctgtccTACACCTCTTTTCTCTCAAACCTTGCTATCCCTTTATGCAACACCCAAAACCTAGAATCATTCCATCATATTAACCAAATCAACAACAAAACAAAATCACACGTGTTTCAAGCAAACCCATTTGCAtacagaaataaaaattaaaaaaaaaaagatttaaccTAGATGCAATATAAATcatcattcattacaatatgtaACAATATCAATCACAATCAAATTTAGCAAAATTAATCAATCCATGCCAACAAATTTAATCCATCCCACAGAACAAACCTAAATTAACAAAATTATTTCAATCCCACAAAAACCAGTTAACAAATTTCATGCAGATAACAAACCAAGTGAAAAGGATGAGACAAAATATCAACCAATGAAGAATTGAACTGCATGAGTTCTAAGTGAGATGAAGAGCTAGAGAATGAGATGAGAAAGGTGGAGGGAGGctgaatttcagtccaattaacaaaattgattagaatataaatcaattaactaAATTTCAACTCAGATGAACACAAAATTCAATTactaaagaactaaaagaaaggcAGAGGGAGGGCGACTAGTGAGTGGAAGAACAAgtatgagactttgagaaacagagGTGAGAGAGGCTGATTCTGTGGATGTGAAGATTCAAGAACCTTCCTTCACAACAGGCAAAGCACGATATGTGAGGGCGAGGATTTGAAACGCTTCAAGAGATTAAGCAAAATGAAGGCTATGAAAAGGCATGAAAGAATGCAAAGCATAGGTGAAGAATGACTAAGGTTATAAGGAAAGAGTGAAAAGGCAAGTTATAGGCAGAGCAAAAAATGACGTGAGGGAAGCTGAAAATGGGAGAGTTGGATTTGTGAGGATAGAGGAGAGTGTGGCTAAAGGCAAAGGAGTCAACACCTATCAAGGATGAGATTTTAAGAGATTTGAGGTAGCAtggagtcatggatgagatgagattgaaaagaaaagaaaagggattcggttgaaaagaaaagaaaagggattCGGCCATTAGGGAAGAGAAAATGAAGGTTTGATGTcaaaaagagaaaagagaaagggcaggaaagagaaaaaaatatttttttaattattaaaatgccACATGGTGGAAAgagacttttatttatttattttttatttcatgtAGGCATGTCCATGTTAGCATTTGGTTGGAAGTCGGAAAATGGCATGCGGGACTTTGAATAATATTAAATTGAAGTTTATGTATTTTTCTGAtgcaaattaaaattcaaaaatattaaTGAAATAATTCTTAAAGTTAAGGGATGATAGGtgaaatttaatcaaaattttccCCTAAATTTGAGAAtactaattttatcaaattttatcaAAAAGCCTAAAAAGAAGAGAAACCAAACCGTTTTCGTATTGATTTCTCCATGCAACTTCTTTGCAAGTTATCCCAGCCTAGTCGCAACAGATGCCTCATCCTCGAAGATCTCAATCTCCTCACAATTCCTGCTAATGTTTTGTTGAAAAGCTTCGCAGGTCGAGCCTTGGTGGCATATTCAATCTCTTACTCCCCTTTGAAGGGTTTCTCCAAACTCCTTGTGGTTCTACTGATTGATTTACTTCCCCTTCCCcattcatttttcttttatttttcatatCGTTTGCGCTTTTCTAAGGtttatttttcataacattttattaaaattgcaaaaattatttttgtcCAGTAATTAattgttatattattttattgctCAAAGGTTTCATTGAACATAAAATAAAAGTTATGTATTCAgttgaacaaaataaaatatgaagGGGCTTAATTGTGTATTTAGCGTAAAAACCAACTGGACTCTACTTCCAACACTTGCTTATTATTATGAGCCTTTTATTGTATAAGGCAAGGGTCTATCCTCCAAATCCAATTAAAGCTAACCAATTTGGACCCATTCCAACACAATTTTAGGTCGGTCTTCCCCGCAGatctactcaactcaactcaactcaactgagtctttatctcaaaaataataaaaataattattattattttataaaaataatcaaataataaaaatctattaAAAAGGTATATGTTTTTAATAACAGCTCCATAGACTTTTATAATatgaaaatttctttttttttttcaaataattgtGAATATTTTCCTAAATAGCGAATAAAAGAAGGATTATTGAAGTCTCTATTTCCATATTCTTTATACAAATTCAAGTGTCCATTGAAGTGGCTCGCTTGTCAAGATGATAGAATCTGCACAAGGGGCTGGTTGTTTTCCATCAATTTGATATAAGTTCTGACCTTAATGTTTGCCCAAGATGTGATGAATATGATGAAATAGTTCCTCATTTATTTCTCCTCTGTAATTTTTCGTGGAAGATATGGTCTTGGATCCTCAATTGGTGCATGGGGCGTCTCTCTCTGCCTACCAAACTCTGTAGCTATATTATTTGCTGAATGGAAAAACCTTTCACGAGGGGAATTTCATACTAAAGTTTGGGTTTGCTTGTTTTATGTCACTGATTGATCTATGTGGCATAGTAGAAATGATAGTATCTTTAACAAAAAAGAATGGTCATTTGAGAATCTTTGCTCTCTTATTCTTTTTCGTCTGCTACTGATTTATTAGTCTCATCACAATCCATTGGGAGTTGGTCTTATCCACATCACATCAGACCATCAATATTATGTTTAAGCCCTCCTCCATCCTATATAGAGTGGAATGTTAACGGTTCAGCTCAAGGGAATCCTAGTAATACATGGTGGAATGCTTAGGGATAATGGGTCAATTTCTCTGCATTTTCTCTTACTTTACAGGTATAGATGACTCAAATGGTGCAGAATTTAGAGCAACATGCAAAGCCTTGGAGTTTCTTCTATCTTCGCGTCATCTTTGCTGTAATATCGATCGCATCATTGTGGAGTCTTAAGTCTCATGTGGCTTTGTCTTGGGTCAATAACCTAAATGATTCACCTTGGCAATTGTCAAGCGCTGTTAACTCTCTAGCTTCTAGTCTGTTGGTGTTGCCTAATGTTGAATTTCTTCATGTACTGAGGGAAGCGAATTCATTGGCTGATTCTCTAGCTAAACAAGGGCTGGTTCATTCTGAGGATTTTGTAGCTTTCTTTTAGTTTTAGTGTATATTGCTGTGTTTTTTTGGCTTTGATGTTGTATCCCCTACATTTTGCTGTTCTGTTTCTTGTGTCCTGGATTTTGGTGCATTGTCTTTGCTGGAATGGTTTAGTATCCttgtttttttatgaattttttcatcACCATTAGAAGTTAGTTTATAGGCGAGTGTATGGGGTTGAACCTATTGGTCTGAGGTCTTCTAATGGTGGATTTTCCCCTTTATAATTTTCTATTTCAATCCTATTAATAAATCTCTtgcttcttaaaaaaaaattcaagtaaaTCAATATATAATTACAACttgttttaataaaatattttcaattGTATTTGTTTTCTTCAGATGTTACTTCAATTGTTGCTTCCTTGTGGGCTGAATGACTCATCTATTCTAAACTTAGAACTAGCCAACATCATGTTAGTTGAACTATAAGTAATTCAGAAGTATtattaaaagttttaaaaaatTCTTATTCATTATAATTTAGATCAAAATTAGTCATATTATTTCACTTGTAAAGGCATTTTAAAATGATGGATTTACATTGGGGATGAATAGTATAATATTTCTTATTATAGTGTgagaaatttaatatatataatttttttgaacctaaaaaattttcaaaaaaaaaaattaagcttGAACTCAGGAATAAAGTAAACGTGAAAATGACAAACCTTTAACCTTGAATTTTGTGGAATTTAGAAACATTCTAAATATATGATGTTTGTAATAATTCATGTTATTGGATTAGTGAAAATGGAGTGCCTATTTTATATACTAATTTTTTTCACGTTATTGtttcagttatatatatatatatatatatatatatatatatatatatatatatatatatatatatatatatatatatatatatataatttatttttttatacaataTTTTATATATGACATAAtactataaatattatatttaactatttaaattaaatattaattttaatattattttaattaattatatacataaaattatttattaatttaaatttattgaatcatatttttatgaaaattatgtgttatatataataataacataattataaatttaaatgtaatataataaaaaatgatataataagttttaaaaatataaatagttgaagatatttaaaaattaaaataaattaaaaaaaatgtaaattagctcattgaattaaatttattaaattttgttaagtttGATTTGtccatattatattttttataatttaaaataatattaatttacataatcaggttgaataattaaattaatgtaaaagaaaatcatttataaaattagaaataggataatttttaaaatgtattttatagtttagtgcattatcattataaaatttttattttattatattgatatcttgaaattttatattgtaatattgtttaataaaaataattttaaaatatatataatatattttaattttttaaatcataaattatactatatatgttataaataattgtagattaaaatataaatataaatataaatttaatcttaaaattttaattaattcatattaattatatagTTAATATTCTCAAGTAgtcatat
The nucleotide sequence above comes from Hevea brasiliensis isolate MT/VB/25A 57/8 unplaced genomic scaffold, ASM3005281v1 Scaf445, whole genome shotgun sequence. Encoded proteins:
- the LOC110643013 gene encoding pro-hevein precursor (The RefSeq protein has 1 frameshift compared to this genomic sequence) — encoded protein: MGRVMNIFIVVLLCLTGVAIAEQCGRQAGGKLCPNNLCCSQWGWCGSTDEYCSPDHNCQSNCKDSGEGVGGGSASNVLATYHLYNSQDHGWDLNAASAYCSTWDANKPYSWRSKYGWTAFCGPVGAHGQPSCGKCLSVTNTGTGAKTTVRIVDQCSNGGLDLDVNVFRQLDTDGKGYERGHLTVNYQFVDCGDSFNPLFSVMKSSVIN